From Nitrospirota bacterium, one genomic window encodes:
- a CDS encoding TAXI family TRAP transporter solute-binding subunit has product MFKKDSNKLFIFSITLLIITLLAGTVTLSSIAQAAEKKPQINMLLCPMGCGAIEGNILLETVIKRKDLPFHLNSQETPGYNYNLIEMAKSKDLWKHTIFSTEDDVVALAAHADKPEVKPFFKEPIKNRWKILYSEGLCTYGMFFQTLNPEIKSIEQLKGKRIGLGLRGQSCWGMNGYILLAKHGITPENTKIYFLGPAKAVDELLAGKIDGMVTGVYISHDQKNYTIPGMQLILDAAGRDIFYLTPDRAVYEKINREFGTVTQIIKIPARTLPKQKIDLYVGADRIYNVAHESFPEELAYQFVKAVATIGPTLKASHTYWTIVTPTEMLNGLSEENTHPGAIRAFKELGLWDLRKKFKPVISEYLR; this is encoded by the coding sequence ATGTTTAAAAAAGATTCAAATAAACTGTTCATATTCTCAATTACGCTGCTGATAATTACGCTTTTAGCTGGAACGGTTACGCTCTCAAGTATAGCACAAGCTGCCGAAAAGAAACCGCAAATTAACATGCTACTTTGTCCTATGGGTTGTGGTGCTATAGAAGGTAACATTTTATTAGAGACGGTGATCAAGAGAAAGGACCTTCCGTTTCACCTGAATTCACAGGAAACCCCTGGTTACAACTATAATTTGATAGAGATGGCAAAGAGCAAAGATCTGTGGAAACATACGATATTTTCTACAGAAGACGATGTTGTGGCGCTAGCTGCTCACGCTGATAAACCTGAGGTGAAACCCTTCTTTAAGGAGCCTATAAAAAACAGATGGAAGATCCTTTACAGCGAAGGCCTGTGCACATATGGTATGTTCTTCCAGACATTAAACCCTGAAATCAAATCAATAGAGCAATTAAAGGGAAAAAGAATCGGCTTAGGTCTTCGCGGGCAGAGCTGTTGGGGTATGAATGGGTATATTCTACTGGCAAAACATGGTATCACGCCTGAAAACACAAAGATTTATTTTCTGGGTCCTGCCAAAGCAGTAGATGAGCTTTTAGCTGGTAAGATCGATGGGATGGTGACTGGTGTTTATATCAGTCATGATCAAAAAAACTATACTATTCCAGGTATGCAGCTGATTTTAGATGCAGCGGGGCGGGACATCTTTTATCTTACACCTGACCGAGCGGTTTATGAAAAGATAAACAGAGAATTTGGAACAGTTACTCAGATAATAAAGATCCCTGCAAGAACCTTACCGAAGCAAAAAATCGACTTATACGTCGGGGCAGATCGTATATATAATGTCGCTCATGAGAGTTTTCCAGAAGAATTAGCATACCAGTTTGTCAAGGCTGTTGCGACAATCGGTCCTACATTGAAAGCTTCACATACCTACTGGACCATTGTTACACCCACAGAGATGCTCAATGGCTTATCCGAAGAGAACACCCATCCTGGCGCCATCAGAGCCTTTAAAGAGTTGGGTCTATGGGATCTGCGAAAAAAGTTTAAACCAGTAATTTCAGAATACCTTAGGTAA
- the mtnA gene encoding S-methyl-5-thioribose-1-phosphate isomerase, translating to MIPTIEWRDGVVRMLNQTKLPLEVSYVDCRDYRMVAEGIKKLWIRGAPAIGIAAAMGIALGAQDIKADNFDDFYSRLLKVCECLASTRPTAVNLFWAIERMKEFVKKQRDEKLERIKVLLIDEAKRILQEDIEANKTIGRGGAQFIKDGDTILTHCNAGSLATGGYGTATAPIRVALEQGKRIHVFVDETRPILQGARLTAWELMQDKIPVTLITDNMAGYFMKKGEVDLTIVGADRIARNGDVANKIGTYTLAVLCKEHKIPFYVAAPTSTIDLSTPSGELIPIEERGSEEVTHILGKVQIAPEGVMVKNPAFDVTPAEYITAIITERGVFHPDEIKKIDS from the coding sequence ATGATTCCAACGATTGAATGGAGAGACGGGGTAGTCAGGATGTTAAATCAGACAAAGCTTCCCCTTGAGGTTTCCTATGTAGATTGCAGAGACTACAGAATGGTTGCAGAGGGAATTAAGAAACTCTGGATAAGGGGTGCGCCAGCAATAGGTATTGCAGCTGCAATGGGTATTGCCCTCGGTGCTCAGGATATAAAGGCTGATAATTTTGATGACTTTTATAGCAGACTCCTGAAGGTATGCGAATGTCTTGCATCTACAAGACCAACCGCAGTCAATCTCTTCTGGGCTATCGAGAGGATGAAGGAATTCGTAAAGAAACAGAGGGATGAAAAGTTAGAGAGAATAAAAGTGCTTTTAATAGATGAGGCGAAAAGGATACTTCAGGAAGATATAGAGGCTAATAAGACGATAGGCAGAGGGGGGGCACAGTTTATAAAGGATGGAGATACCATACTTACCCATTGCAATGCTGGTTCATTAGCCACCGGTGGCTATGGTACAGCCACTGCACCGATACGTGTGGCATTAGAGCAGGGGAAGCGTATCCATGTATTTGTGGATGAGACGAGACCGATACTACAGGGTGCAAGACTTACTGCATGGGAACTTATGCAGGATAAGATACCTGTTACCCTGATTACAGATAATATGGCAGGATACTTTATGAAGAAAGGCGAAGTAGATCTCACCATTGTTGGTGCTGACAGGATAGCAAGAAATGGTGATGTAGCAAACAAGATAGGAACTTATACATTAGCGGTTCTGTGCAAAGAACATAAGATTCCTTTCTATGTGGCTGCACCAACATCTACGATAGACCTCAGTACTCCTTCAGGCGAACTTATACCCATCGAAGAAAGGGGATCTGAGGAGGTCACACATATATTAGGCAAGGTCCAGATTGCACCTGAAGGCGTGATGGTAAAAAATCCTGCCTTTGATGTTACACCTGCAGAATATATAACTGCGATAATAACAGAAAGGGGCGTCTTTCACCCGGATGAGATAAAAAAGATAGATTCATAG
- a CDS encoding HU family DNA-binding protein, whose translation MTKADLVKKIAKDASIGQNEANKAINSIISSITGTLKKGGKVTLVGFGTFSVHKRKARKGRNPRTGAEIKIPATRVPKFSAGQALKKAVK comes from the coding sequence TTGACAAAGGCAGATCTTGTAAAAAAGATCGCAAAGGATGCCAGCATTGGTCAGAATGAGGCAAATAAGGCGATTAACTCAATCATTAGTTCTATTACAGGAACCTTGAAAAAGGGAGGCAAGGTAACACTGGTTGGTTTTGGTACATTCTCTGTTCACAAGAGAAAGGCGAGAAAAGGAAGAAATCCACGGACAGGAGCAGAAATAAAGATTCCAGCAACAAGGGTACCAAAATTCTCCGCGGGGCAGGCATTGAAAAAGGCAGTAAAATAA
- the hisF gene encoding imidazole glycerol phosphate synthase subunit HisF, which yields MLTKRIIPCLDVRDGRVVKGVSFINLRDAGNPVENAKFYDEQGADELVFLDITASHEKRNIIIDVVMRTAEEVFMPLTVGGGIKTLDDIRALLKAGCDKVSINTSAVENPEFIKEAAKRFGSQCIVVAIDAKRVRSSEFGVRSSKNSPLSTPNSQLSWEVYTHGGRKPRGIDAIEWAKRMANYGAGEILLTSMDRDGTKDGYDIKLTRTISEAVDIPIIASGGAGTLEHLYEGIVEGRADAVLAASIFHYREYTIREAKEYLRSRGVAVRL from the coding sequence ATGTTAACAAAAAGGATAATTCCATGTCTTGATGTGAGAGATGGGAGGGTTGTCAAAGGCGTAAGTTTCATTAACCTCAGAGACGCAGGCAATCCTGTGGAGAACGCAAAATTTTATGATGAACAAGGGGCAGATGAGCTTGTATTTCTTGATATAACCGCCTCACACGAAAAAAGGAATATTATAATCGATGTTGTAATGAGGACTGCGGAAGAGGTATTCATGCCACTTACAGTTGGAGGCGGGATCAAAACCCTTGATGACATAAGGGCGCTTCTCAAGGCGGGGTGCGATAAGGTCTCAATAAATACATCTGCTGTTGAAAACCCAGAATTTATCAAAGAGGCAGCCAAGAGATTTGGAAGCCAGTGTATTGTGGTTGCGATAGACGCCAAGCGAGTTCGGAGTTCGGAGTTCGGAGTTCGGAGTTCAAAAAACTCCCCACTCTCAACTCCTAACTCTCAACTGAGCTGGGAGGTCTATACACATGGTGGAAGAAAACCAAGAGGTATTGATGCTATTGAGTGGGCTAAGAGGATGGCGAATTATGGCGCCGGAGAGATATTACTTACAAGCATGGACAGGGATGGGACAAAGGATGGCTATGATATAAAACTTACTCGGACTATATCAGAGGCAGTTGATATACCGATAATCGCATCAGGTGGGGCAGGGACACTTGAGCATCTCTACGAGGGCATTGTTGAAGGCAGGGCAGATGCTGTGCTTGCCGCATCAATATTTCACTACAGAGAATATACCATCAGAGAGGCAAAAGAATACCTTAGGAGTCGAGGGGTTGCAGTTAGGTTATAG
- a CDS encoding peptide-binding protein, with the protein EERKKIYHRIHAILAEDQPYTFLYVPDALPILHKRFKGVEKAPIGIWYDFIHWYVPKNKIEWYE; encoded by the coding sequence TGAAGAGAGGAAGAAGATATACCACAGGATACACGCAATATTAGCTGAAGATCAGCCCTATACATTTTTATATGTCCCGGATGCACTTCCGATACTCCACAAAAGGTTCAAGGGCGTAGAGAAGGCACCTATAGGCATCTGGTATGATTTCATCCACTGGTATGTACCGAAAAATAAGATAGAGTGGTATGAGTAA
- a CDS encoding peptide-binding protein, whose translation MLRLVWFIIILTAISGCSKKEVVIKEPNTITVASLADAKRLTPLLASDSASGQISGWVFNGLTKYDKDIKITGDLAESWDISPDGLKIKFYLRKGVKWHDGVEFTSDDVIFTYKTTINPKVATPYSSNYGPVKKVEAIDRYTVLVTYSEPYAPALESWGMGIIPKHLLEGKDINKDEFNQHPVGIGPYKFKEWVTGQRIVLEANDNYFEGRPNIDRFIFRIIPDSATMFLELKTAGVDYMGLSPIQYKKQINTEYFQKHFQKFRYPAFGFTYLGYNLLDSKFSDKRVRQAISYAIDKKAIINGVLLGLGTPATGPFPPESWAFNPDVEDYKYNPEKAILLLREAGWKLDKDGVLKKNGTPFAFTILTNQGNEERKKTALIIQQNLKKVGIDVKIKILEWQALLHEFIDKKRFEAVIMGWALSRDPDIYDIWHSSKTKEGEFNFISYNNPEVDRLLIEGRRTFNIEERKKIYHRIHAILAEDQPYTFLYVPDALPILHKRFKGVEKA comes from the coding sequence ATGTTAAGGCTCGTATGGTTTATTATTATTCTTACCGCCATCTCTGGTTGTTCCAAAAAAGAGGTGGTTATAAAAGAACCAAATACGATTACTGTTGCCTCACTCGCAGACGCCAAGAGACTTACCCCATTGCTTGCATCCGATAGCGCCTCAGGTCAGATAAGTGGCTGGGTATTCAACGGTCTTACAAAATACGATAAAGACATAAAGATTACTGGAGATCTGGCAGAGTCCTGGGATATATCACCTGATGGCTTGAAGATAAAATTTTACCTCAGGAAGGGCGTAAAATGGCATGATGGAGTTGAATTCACATCCGATGATGTCATTTTCACATATAAAACAACAATCAATCCAAAGGTTGCTACCCCCTACAGCAGTAACTATGGACCTGTAAAGAAGGTTGAGGCAATTGACAGGTATACAGTGCTGGTTACCTATAGTGAGCCATACGCACCCGCACTGGAGAGCTGGGGAATGGGGATAATTCCAAAACACCTCCTTGAAGGAAAGGATATAAATAAAGATGAATTCAATCAGCATCCTGTAGGAATAGGTCCTTACAAATTTAAGGAATGGGTTACAGGACAGAGGATTGTTCTTGAGGCTAATGACAATTATTTTGAGGGAAGGCCAAACATCGATAGATTCATATTCCGTATCATACCGGATAGTGCAACGATGTTTCTCGAACTGAAGACGGCTGGCGTTGACTATATGGGACTCTCACCGATTCAGTATAAAAAACAGATCAACACCGAGTATTTTCAAAAACACTTTCAGAAGTTTCGCTATCCTGCCTTTGGCTTTACATACTTAGGATATAATCTACTTGATTCGAAGTTTTCAGATAAAAGGGTCAGACAGGCAATCAGCTACGCTATAGATAAGAAGGCGATAATCAATGGTGTTCTCCTCGGACTCGGCACTCCTGCTACAGGTCCATTCCCACCAGAGTCATGGGCATTCAATCCTGATGTGGAAGACTATAAATATAATCCTGAAAAGGCTATATTACTTCTAAGAGAGGCAGGCTGGAAGCTCGATAAAGATGGTGTGCTAAAGAAAAATGGAACACCCTTTGCCTTTACGATTCTCACCAATCAAGGCAATGAAGAGCGTAAAAAGACAGCCCTGATAATTCAGCAGAATCTGAAAAAAGTCGGCATAGATGTAAAAATAAAGATACTTGAATGGCAGGCACTCCTTCATGAGTTCATAGACAAAAAGCGTTTCGAGGCGGTAATCATGGGATGGGCACTTTCAAGAGACCCTGATATATATGATATATGGCATTCAAGTAAGACAAAAGAGGGTGAGTTTAATTTTATATCCTATAATAATCCCGAGGTTGACAGACTACTAATTGAAGGGAGGAGGACATTTAATATTGAAGAGAGGAAGAAGATATACCACAGGATACACGCAATATTAGCTGAAGATCAGCCCTATACATTTTTATATGTCCCGGATGCACTTCCGATACTCCACAAAAGGTTCAAGGGCGTAGAGAAGGCA
- the secG gene encoding preprotein translocase subunit SecG: MYTFLIVLHIIVSFALIFIVLLQRGKGADVGAAFGGGSSHTIFGSRGATSLLSKITTVAAIIFMLTSLSLAVMSSKRGSIVSKEKTEAPISQPVEQKGPVTPKADTAPETQSGAVPQGPQKSPQESTPLKK, encoded by the coding sequence ATGTATACGTTTCTAATTGTCCTTCATATAATCGTTTCTTTTGCTCTGATATTTATAGTATTGCTACAGAGGGGCAAAGGAGCTGATGTAGGTGCTGCTTTCGGTGGCGGTTCAAGCCATACAATATTCGGGAGTCGTGGTGCAACGAGTCTGCTTAGCAAAATCACTACCGTTGCTGCAATTATATTCATGCTTACATCTCTTTCCCTCGCTGTAATGTCCTCCAAAAGGGGCTCGATAGTATCAAAAGAAAAGACTGAGGCACCAATTTCACAGCCAGTTGAACAGAAAGGTCCTGTCACGCCAAAGGCAGACACAGCCCCAGAAACACAGAGCGGAGCAGTCCCTCAAGGACCACAGAAAAGCCCGCAGGAAAGCACACCTTTGAAAAAGTAA
- the tpiA gene encoding triose-phosphate isomerase: MRTPIIAGNWKMNNTIDEARGLVSGLIPLIGENHADVVLAPPFTALYVVSEMLSGSNIKLAAQDIFWEDRGAYTGEVSPIMLKDIGCSYVIIGHSERRQYFAEDDESVNRKIKAALRHRLIPIVCIGETLKEREGGKTLNVIERELTAGLNGISGDDIVIAYEPIWAIGTGKTATPEQANEVHIFIRKWFRDNYGEDYSRKIRIQYGGSVTPENIDSLMAQPEIDGVLVGGASLKVESFVRIVNFKVM; encoded by the coding sequence ATGAGGACTCCGATTATTGCTGGAAACTGGAAGATGAACAACACCATAGATGAAGCAAGAGGACTGGTTAGTGGTCTGATTCCTCTCATTGGAGAGAATCACGCAGATGTTGTTCTGGCTCCTCCATTTACAGCCCTTTATGTGGTTTCAGAGATGCTCTCAGGGAGCAATATAAAACTTGCTGCACAGGACATATTCTGGGAAGACAGAGGAGCTTACACTGGAGAGGTATCACCTATTATGTTGAAAGATATTGGGTGCAGTTATGTTATAATAGGACATTCAGAAAGAAGACAGTATTTCGCTGAAGATGATGAATCTGTAAACAGAAAGATAAAGGCTGCCCTAAGGCATAGACTGATACCAATTGTCTGTATTGGTGAAACATTGAAGGAACGGGAGGGAGGCAAAACGCTAAATGTAATTGAACGAGAACTCACAGCAGGTCTTAATGGCATTAGTGGAGATGATATTGTAATCGCCTATGAACCTATATGGGCGATAGGAACTGGTAAGACAGCAACCCCGGAACAGGCGAATGAGGTGCATATATTCATAAGAAAATGGTTTAGGGATAATTATGGTGAAGACTATTCCCGTAAAATAAGAATACAGTACGGTGGGAGCGTTACCCCTGAGAATATAGATAGCCTTATGGCACAACCAGAGATTGACGGTGTTCTTGTAGGGGGAGCAAGTCTCAAGGTTGAATCCTTTGTCAGGATTGTTAATTTTAAGGTTATGTAG